The Gloeothece verrucosa PCC 7822 genome contains a region encoding:
- a CDS encoding ParM/StbA family protein, with amino-acid sequence MLKNKICIDLGSSEIKTIYQLGNNHPTAITLLPNIGQISESRLNHHRSLNQTLKLSEDISWITTTKKASTAIATDSLAYEFYEITNLNKLKTDEGCYRIAATIGKMFLLEGVTPYENFPLSITLLLPYNEFKKEKIQAFKIVLKKILKKYYYRDNKITIEPKEIKVYPEGLGILTLRNQSSQLENGKKTIIIMIGHRNTSYLIFEGIKYESGKTINLGFHSFLEMFCKKSVGQEENRETVLALWKARENPNYLTKIVKSQIQENRENELAVLTKNFHNLRKELWSNINEWLKKELNNFEYHELLFAGGTSEFLQPYINEEFKMKTIKPRLMTKSLAQDIEKFLILKTEKKEDLLMRLADCYGLFQEVYN; translated from the coding sequence ATGCTCAAAAATAAGATTTGTATTGACCTAGGGTCAAGTGAAATTAAGACTATCTACCAATTAGGGAACAATCATCCGACTGCTATTACCCTATTACCTAATATTGGTCAAATCAGCGAAAGTCGACTCAACCATCACCGTTCTCTGAACCAAACACTGAAATTATCGGAAGATATCAGTTGGATAACAACAACGAAAAAAGCAAGCACAGCAATTGCTACTGATTCACTTGCCTACGAATTTTATGAAATAACTAATTTAAACAAGCTAAAAACTGATGAAGGATGCTACCGAATAGCCGCAACTATCGGAAAAATGTTTTTATTAGAAGGAGTAACCCCCTATGAGAATTTTCCTTTATCCATCACGTTGTTACTTCCTTATAATGAATTTAAAAAAGAAAAAATTCAAGCCTTTAAAATAGTTTTAAAAAAGATACTTAAAAAGTATTATTATCGAGATAATAAAATAACTATTGAACCTAAAGAGATAAAAGTTTACCCTGAAGGATTAGGAATTCTTACTTTAAGAAATCAATCATCTCAACTAGAAAACGGAAAAAAAACGATCATAATTATGATCGGACATCGAAATACAAGCTACTTAATTTTTGAGGGAATAAAATATGAAAGCGGAAAAACAATTAATTTAGGCTTTCATAGTTTCTTAGAAATGTTCTGCAAAAAATCCGTTGGGCAAGAAGAAAATCGAGAAACTGTATTGGCTTTGTGGAAAGCCAGAGAGAACCCCAACTATTTAACAAAAATTGTTAAAAGCCAAATTCAAGAAAACCGAGAGAATGAGTTAGCCGTGTTAACAAAAAATTTCCATAATTTAAGAAAAGAGTTGTGGAGCAACATCAACGAATGGTTGAAAAAAGAACTCAATAATTTTGAATATCATGAACTCCTTTTTGCTGGTGGAACTTCGGAATTTCTACAACCTTATATTAATGAAGAATTTAAAATGAAAACGATAAAACCTCGACTAATGACTAAAAGTTTAGCTCAAGATATTGAAAAATTTTTAATTTTAAAAACTGAGAAGAAAGAAGATTTGCTTATGCGTTTAGCTGATTGCTATGGACTATTTCAAGAAGTGTATAATTAA
- a CDS encoding DEAD/DEAH box helicase, whose product MQLRPYQTKVIEETHFKRKISQRILIIAGTGAGKTVIGSRLISDFVSLGQKVIFLVHRDILIKQTLKKLEGINLPYGIIAGSYPENLSQQVQIASIQTLSRRGKQWLQAEFPFTVAIFDESHLTNWFNFSLELCPKLPKKNNQTIIGLTATPWRRLKSQSMGDIYETSVLAPLPIELIEQGFLVPFSYYSIGKINKKGLVLHSSGEYTEASLKLKCNTHEMRSHIVSEWIAKAKGRKTIAFTIDIEHAQALAADFNAVGMRAAKVDGTMGIDDREKLYAQLDTGDLQVLCSCEALSEGFDVPIVSCVILARLTTSRAKYFQQIGRGARIVTDGRIKRDCLVLDPVGMVEGFGFLESLTKDDFNIEPSARRKEGGEAPVKQCPGCDRLILAAFPNCPECKFNFPPKHLAAPPQPLHLCIPPNRQEHYQYYQSLLRQAFNERASPSIADGKFKQKYGYPPPLSWRTGAIFGNNPTLENQKDYQKYLQEIATKNNFNQTWIEENLWELKH is encoded by the coding sequence ATGCAACTTAGACCCTACCAAACAAAAGTCATTGAAGAAACCCATTTTAAAAGAAAAATTTCTCAAAGAATATTAATAATAGCTGGAACCGGGGCGGGTAAAACCGTCATCGGTTCCCGGTTAATCAGTGATTTTGTCAGCCTAGGGCAAAAAGTTATTTTTCTGGTCCATAGGGATATCTTGATCAAACAAACTCTTAAAAAATTAGAAGGAATAAATCTCCCCTATGGCATTATTGCCGGTTCTTACCCCGAAAATTTAAGCCAACAGGTACAGATAGCCTCAATTCAAACCTTATCCAGGCGGGGAAAACAATGGTTGCAAGCTGAATTTCCCTTCACCGTAGCCATATTTGATGAGTCCCATCTGACTAACTGGTTTAACTTTTCCCTCGAACTGTGCCCCAAGCTTCCCAAAAAAAATAATCAAACCATCATCGGGCTAACGGCAACACCGTGGAGACGCTTAAAAAGCCAGAGTATGGGGGACATTTATGAAACCTCAGTTTTAGCTCCCCTACCCATTGAGCTAATCGAACAAGGTTTTTTGGTTCCTTTCTCCTACTACAGCATTGGCAAGATTAACAAAAAAGGGCTAGTTCTCCATAGCTCTGGGGAATATACTGAAGCTTCTTTAAAATTAAAATGCAACACGCACGAAATGCGATCGCATATTGTCTCTGAGTGGATAGCCAAAGCTAAGGGACGCAAGACGATCGCTTTTACCATCGATATCGAACACGCACAAGCATTGGCTGCTGATTTTAATGCTGTTGGGATGAGGGCTGCAAAAGTTGATGGCACGATGGGCATCGATGACCGGGAAAAACTTTATGCTCAACTTGACACCGGTGATTTACAAGTTTTGTGTTCTTGTGAAGCACTCAGTGAGGGGTTTGATGTGCCCATCGTGTCTTGTGTGATCTTGGCGCGATTAACCACCAGTCGCGCGAAATATTTTCAGCAGATAGGCAGAGGAGCGAGGATCGTCACCGATGGTCGCATTAAGCGAGATTGCCTGGTCTTAGACCCTGTAGGGATGGTTGAAGGGTTCGGTTTCCTTGAGTCCTTAACGAAGGATGATTTCAACATTGAGCCATCCGCCAGAAGAAAAGAAGGTGGAGAAGCCCCCGTTAAACAATGTCCGGGGTGCGATCGCTTAATTCTAGCCGCCTTTCCTAACTGTCCTGAATGTAAATTTAATTTTCCCCCGAAACATTTGGCGGCTCCTCCCCAACCTTTACATCTCTGTATTCCCCCTAACCGCCAAGAGCATTATCAATATTACCAATCGCTCTTAAGGCAAGCCTTTAATGAAAGAGCCTCGCCTTCAATAGCTGATGGAAAATTTAAACAGAAATACGGGTATCCTCCTCCTCTTAGTTGGCGCACTGGGGCAATTTTTGGCAATAATCCCACCCTTGAAAATCAGAAAGATTATCAAAAATATCTCCAAGAAATTGCCACTAAAAATAATTTCAATCAAACTTGGATCGAAGAAAATCTGTGGGAACTAAAACATTAA
- a CDS encoding type IV secretory system conjugative DNA transfer family protein, which yields MNAFLDNPVAMFAVGVGFFVLLMFWGDGWGNKKRRLTIAAWANPKVIRRARRIGLNQLKKPSPKRVCLYIGNPPELNPSFFSSFFGRKLPLLVPSCNPLIEVVGKSGSGKTYSVINPLLLSAIDQGLPILLYDVKADSRGLDGQMSFLATYAKSKGYDVNIFAPGRDYSCTINPLDFMSDHNDKAMASTIAKVFQENLRGGDGGGKKDGFFGPAGERLVTALIQFAKYTETLGSKDTADLAMAFQFLCLPDLPKRLKRAKEDNNPNFPEWVRVPFEQLMAVADAAPTSGGILGQATDLLEEFIESNLMRSYIGKTNVNLKLGSKQMLIFQSDTQRQVVVNPLLAAVITILIDYNFAEKREDPLICCFDEFPTIILNKLPDWANRLRSKGLVLILGYQEFNQLEKGYGRENANIIRSPANHRFWFNPGTENTAKGLSDYLGQTEVILKNNSRSRNFGTSGGSKSISEQITQIPLMSADEINSMVQGECIYIGAEYVEKLRDPRDKKLKERIRPYHLPKIPLASNYEDLEKKCEKFYKEKVYPWLINRVKQVEWDLIEEIQKRRNLAESLLPYSSGEDKGNNLVDFNF from the coding sequence ATGAACGCTTTCCTCGATAACCCCGTAGCGATGTTTGCCGTTGGGGTCGGTTTTTTTGTGTTATTAATGTTCTGGGGTGACGGATGGGGCAACAAGAAACGCCGGCTCACAATTGCGGCTTGGGCCAACCCGAAAGTCATCCGCCGGGCTAGGAGAATAGGCTTGAATCAGTTAAAAAAGCCTTCCCCTAAGCGAGTCTGTCTTTATATAGGTAATCCCCCTGAGCTTAATCCAAGTTTTTTTAGTTCTTTTTTTGGGCGTAAATTGCCTCTATTAGTGCCCTCGTGTAATCCTTTAATTGAAGTGGTGGGAAAATCAGGTAGTGGTAAAACTTATTCGGTGATCAATCCCTTATTGTTGTCCGCCATAGACCAGGGGTTGCCCATCCTGCTCTACGATGTTAAGGCTGACAGTAGGGGACTTGATGGGCAGATGTCTTTTCTGGCAACTTATGCTAAATCTAAGGGATATGATGTTAATATCTTCGCCCCAGGACGTGATTACAGTTGTACGATTAATCCTTTGGACTTCATGAGCGATCATAATGATAAAGCGATGGCCAGCACGATCGCTAAAGTCTTTCAAGAGAATCTTAGAGGTGGGGATGGGGGTGGCAAAAAAGACGGGTTTTTCGGACCTGCCGGGGAGCGGCTCGTTACTGCCCTAATCCAATTTGCTAAGTACACCGAAACCCTTGGATCAAAAGATACTGCCGATCTGGCCATGGCTTTTCAGTTTCTGTGTCTTCCCGATTTACCCAAGCGTCTCAAACGGGCTAAAGAAGACAATAATCCCAATTTTCCTGAATGGGTTAGGGTTCCTTTTGAGCAATTAATGGCCGTCGCGGATGCAGCACCGACCAGTGGGGGGATTTTAGGGCAAGCTACCGATTTATTAGAGGAATTCATTGAGAGTAATTTAATGCGGAGTTATATTGGCAAAACCAATGTTAACCTTAAATTGGGTTCCAAGCAGATGCTGATATTCCAAAGTGATACTCAGCGTCAAGTGGTCGTTAATCCACTATTAGCGGCGGTAATTACCATCCTAATCGATTATAATTTTGCTGAAAAACGCGAAGATCCTTTAATTTGCTGTTTTGATGAATTCCCGACCATTATTTTGAATAAACTTCCCGACTGGGCTAACCGGCTGCGGTCTAAAGGATTGGTGCTAATCCTGGGCTATCAAGAGTTCAATCAATTAGAGAAGGGTTATGGGCGAGAAAATGCTAATATCATCCGCAGCCCGGCCAATCATCGGTTCTGGTTTAACCCTGGTACTGAAAATACCGCCAAGGGATTATCCGATTATTTGGGGCAAACCGAAGTCATCCTCAAAAATAATTCTCGTAGTCGTAATTTTGGCACTTCTGGAGGTTCGAAGAGTATCAGTGAGCAGATCACGCAAATTCCTTTGATGAGTGCTGATGAAATTAATTCGATGGTGCAGGGAGAGTGCATCTATATCGGTGCTGAGTATGTCGAAAAACTGCGTGACCCTAGAGATAAGAAACTAAAGGAGAGAATTAGACCCTATCATTTGCCTAAAATTCCCTTAGCATCAAACTATGAAGATTTAGAAAAAAAATGTGAAAAATTCTATAAAGAGAAAGTTTATCCTTGGCTTATCAACCGAGTGAAACAAGTCGAGTGGGATTTAATTGAAGAGATTCAGAAAAGACGAAATTTAGCCGAAAGCTTACTTCCTTATTCTTCAGGAGAAGACAAAGGAAATAATTTAGTTGATTTTAATTTTTAA
- a CDS encoding DUF6753 family protein: protein MTATLTIEELTEEIKAYPEIQEIVDLALSDVDPKLAQQVFFYLIKTKVKPNDPLFVLMLTCRYYSLITLNAPNVIGNAFELGITKLLGALSEKLDRLQSISVTNVETQIALSVNKLLSRQDKATPRQKWIKRGKIAGLCMGLFSLGASLTYWWFEQSQLASLSANNRQLLAWAKSHEGQLARKIMQWNPSLIDGSCSDDVARLGIGWGEVLVKNGKIVGNKQATTGYCVVWRVPPNQRKFQ, encoded by the coding sequence ATGACAGCCACCTTAACTATTGAAGAACTTACTGAAGAAATTAAGGCTTACCCGGAAATACAAGAAATTGTTGATTTAGCTCTTTCTGATGTAGATCCAAAACTCGCCCAACAAGTTTTTTTCTACCTCATTAAAACTAAGGTTAAGCCCAACGACCCCCTATTTGTCCTAATGTTGACCTGCCGCTACTATTCCTTAATTACCCTCAATGCACCAAACGTCATTGGGAATGCCTTTGAACTGGGAATCACTAAACTATTGGGGGCACTCTCAGAAAAACTAGATAGATTGCAGAGTATCAGCGTGACCAACGTTGAAACGCAAATCGCCCTTTCAGTCAACAAATTGCTCTCAAGACAAGATAAGGCAACACCGCGTCAAAAGTGGATAAAGAGAGGGAAAATCGCCGGGTTGTGTATGGGGCTGTTCTCTTTAGGCGCTTCTTTGACTTATTGGTGGTTCGAGCAATCTCAATTAGCTTCCCTAAGTGCGAATAACCGACAACTATTGGCTTGGGCGAAAAGCCACGAGGGACAATTAGCCCGAAAGATTATGCAGTGGAACCCCAGTTTAATTGATGGTTCCTGCTCTGATGATGTAGCCCGATTGGGGATTGGATGGGGAGAAGTCCTAGTCAAGAATGGCAAGATTGTGGGAAATAAACAAGCTACTACGGGATACTGCGTCGTTTGGCGAGTTCCTCCCAATCAACGAAAATTTCAGTGA
- a CDS encoding ATP-binding protein — MLKNFYAIKCPPIDRGILLKKFRSYWLWNPGTLSFKPSDPCQPELATPNWLYCLDYKNNIDENGFQRSETYIVEGILNPLSREDKYKLITAYEYLSRHKGKNLILLDSHIDLPADLHPLIEIKEVPLPQGDMLRKLLIQYGKDSLSYQTGCLGLSIGEIKTIVPLAKTPEDVLTYKAKKLKGRGLQLAPEPDVPDIAGLDLLKKDLETIAALFQPTAGQIGLRPPKGMMLWGLPGTGKSLTAKLAAKLTGALLIMCDWNQLLGDSDAESLDNLSYVLNLVDLLGPTILAIDEFEKAISGSLEGGVTTKMVGKLLNWLEDHTTPVILLVTINHLSLLPPEMFRRFEYIWFFDNDLSEKSLYEIFNLHFKKRFPSWLENIFTTEEWENILVNYASYTPAEIGKVVKLAQTKLYVAIERQTSSKAVELVNNYPLTYPQKFYQLILEVQKEIQASISVPFLNQQLEQIRMYQGFARPVSRISPSKNFFNKNGQNYETALFS, encoded by the coding sequence ATGCTTAAAAACTTTTACGCCATTAAATGTCCACCCATAGATCGAGGAATATTGCTCAAAAAATTCCGCTCTTATTGGCTGTGGAATCCAGGCACACTCTCTTTTAAACCTTCAGATCCTTGCCAACCGGAATTGGCTACCCCTAATTGGCTATATTGCCTGGATTACAAAAATAATATCGACGAAAATGGTTTTCAAAGGAGCGAAACTTATATTGTCGAGGGAATTCTCAACCCACTCAGCCGGGAAGATAAATATAAATTAATTACAGCCTACGAGTATCTGAGCCGCCATAAAGGGAAAAACCTAATTTTACTCGATAGCCACATTGATTTACCCGCAGATCTTCACCCTTTGATTGAAATTAAAGAAGTTCCTTTACCTCAAGGAGATATGCTGAGAAAACTGTTGATACAATATGGCAAAGATTCTCTTTCATATCAAACCGGCTGCTTGGGATTATCGATAGGAGAGATTAAAACGATCGTTCCATTAGCTAAAACTCCAGAGGACGTTCTAACTTACAAAGCTAAAAAACTTAAAGGTAGAGGATTACAACTGGCTCCTGAACCCGATGTGCCGGATATTGCAGGGTTAGATTTGCTCAAAAAGGACTTAGAAACTATCGCCGCCCTCTTTCAACCTACAGCCGGACAGATAGGACTGAGGCCACCCAAGGGCATGATGCTTTGGGGGCTACCCGGAACCGGCAAATCCCTAACCGCCAAACTAGCGGCTAAGTTGACCGGTGCTTTATTGATAATGTGCGATTGGAATCAGTTGCTAGGAGATTCCGATGCCGAGAGCCTGGACAACCTGAGCTACGTCTTAAACTTAGTCGATCTGCTAGGACCTACAATACTAGCGATCGATGAATTTGAGAAAGCCATCAGTGGAAGTTTAGAGGGTGGAGTAACCACCAAAATGGTCGGCAAACTCCTCAACTGGCTCGAAGACCACACCACACCAGTTATCTTACTCGTCACGATTAACCATTTATCGTTATTGCCGCCAGAAATGTTCAGAAGATTTGAATATATCTGGTTCTTCGATAACGATTTGTCAGAAAAAAGTCTGTATGAAATTTTTAACCTACACTTTAAAAAACGGTTCCCTTCTTGGCTAGAGAACATTTTTACAACAGAAGAATGGGAGAATATTTTAGTCAATTACGCCAGCTATACTCCGGCTGAAATTGGAAAAGTCGTTAAATTAGCACAAACAAAATTATATGTAGCGATTGAACGACAAACCTCATCAAAAGCAGTGGAATTGGTCAATAATTATCCATTAACCTATCCCCAGAAATTTTATCAATTAATTTTAGAAGTTCAAAAAGAAATCCAAGCTTCTATCTCAGTTCCCTTCCTCAATCAACAATTGGAGCAAATTCGTATGTATCAAGGATTTGCGCGTCCGGTCAGCAGGATTTCTCCCTCAAAAAACTTTTTTAATAAAAATGGTCAAAACTATGAAACTGCGCTTTTCAGTTAA
- a CDS encoding relaxase/mobilization nuclease domain-containing protein: MKNEGQKDFVLTKIVKGKNFDGVLRYIFSKPKAKLVCQNLQGTTISERVSEFNEISSQRKRVQRPVFHVSLSLPKVQEVSKGKWKRIVNYYLLGMGFDDCRYVAVRHRDREHDHVHIVASRVTNNGLLVSDSWDYLKTQAVARQIEKRYHLTPTPSSNQCLATSPTVRERRSGVESVRTRLQKQITLAAFASKSVSELVERLKEQEIQVSFKMEGSFRKGIIYHYQNLHFSGSNLGRGFSEYGLNRYLLGHSNESYPTIVSNPSPWLTQQQALLLYRKYGKDAETLAQIAQKALLDRWNWDSIRFILAQGEQFNKIKQKIGRRMALKYLNVVIASVSDESHQPKGIEFEKLYVSQHLNIEAKSSNELTL; encoded by the coding sequence GTGAAAAATGAGGGTCAAAAAGATTTCGTGTTAACCAAGATAGTCAAGGGCAAGAATTTTGATGGGGTCTTGCGTTACATCTTCAGCAAGCCCAAAGCCAAACTGGTGTGCCAGAATCTACAGGGTACAACGATAAGCGAGCGTGTCAGCGAGTTCAATGAGATCTCGAGCCAACGCAAGCGGGTACAGCGCCCAGTATTCCACGTATCCCTGTCATTGCCCAAAGTCCAAGAGGTATCAAAAGGCAAATGGAAGCGCATCGTCAACTACTATCTCTTGGGCATGGGTTTTGATGATTGTCGTTACGTCGCGGTGCGGCATAGAGATAGAGAACACGACCACGTACACATCGTGGCCAGCCGCGTTACTAACAACGGACTGTTAGTCAGCGACTCCTGGGATTACCTAAAAACACAGGCCGTAGCCAGACAAATCGAGAAACGCTATCATCTGACCCCGACCCCTTCATCGAACCAATGTTTGGCGACTTCCCCAACCGTGAGGGAACGTCGTAGTGGCGTTGAAAGTGTTAGAACCCGACTGCAAAAACAGATTACCCTAGCCGCTTTTGCCTCAAAAAGTGTTAGCGAACTGGTCGAGCGACTAAAAGAACAGGAAATACAGGTTTCGTTCAAGATGGAGGGATCTTTCCGCAAAGGAATTATTTATCACTATCAAAACCTTCATTTTTCGGGGTCAAATTTGGGACGCGGCTTCAGCGAATACGGACTAAATCGTTACCTCTTAGGGCATTCAAACGAGAGCTATCCCACCATCGTTTCAAATCCCTCGCCTTGGTTAACTCAGCAACAAGCCCTTCTTCTTTATCGGAAATACGGCAAAGATGCAGAGACTTTAGCTCAAATAGCTCAAAAAGCCCTTCTGGATCGTTGGAACTGGGATAGTATTCGTTTTATCCTCGCTCAGGGAGAGCAATTTAACAAAATTAAACAGAAAATAGGGCGGCGCATGGCGTTGAAGTATCTCAATGTGGTAATCGCCAGTGTCAGCGACGAGTCTCATCAGCCAAAGGGCATTGAGTTCGAGAAACTTTACGTTTCGCAACATTTGAATATCGAAGCAAAGTCAAGCAACGAACTTACGCTTTAA